One genomic segment of Chitinophaga sancti includes these proteins:
- a CDS encoding L,D-transpeptidase, whose amino-acid sequence MNRYCLLLLLVLLYVPVSGFKTTINTNIDNDSYLYSVKVNPGNIDPDKIFLLIDKSDYRLYLYEDVTLRKIYKVVFGNNDQSDKCKEGDRLTPEGTFHIQSKRLDKLWNRFMLLDYPNEASMERFHRLQTEGYLPSVATPGGGIGIHGVEWNSGIRDNYVEQRINWTLGCISMKNSDVSELYEVIKVGTPVVIRK is encoded by the coding sequence ATGAATCGCTATTGCCTGTTACTATTATTGGTATTACTGTATGTGCCAGTATCGGGATTTAAAACCACAATTAATACTAACATTGACAATGACAGTTATCTTTATTCAGTGAAAGTGAATCCGGGGAATATAGACCCTGACAAGATCTTTCTGCTGATAGACAAAAGTGACTATAGGCTTTACTTATATGAGGATGTGACACTTCGCAAAATCTACAAGGTAGTATTTGGTAATAATGATCAGTCTGATAAGTGCAAAGAAGGTGACCGGTTGACGCCGGAAGGGACATTTCATATTCAGAGCAAAAGACTCGATAAGTTATGGAACCGGTTCATGCTGCTGGACTATCCGAATGAAGCGTCTATGGAGCGTTTTCATCGTTTGCAAACTGAAGGATATCTGCCTTCGGTGGCGACACCGGGTGGTGGCATTGGCATTCATGGCGTAGAGTGGAATTCCGGCATTCGCGACAACTATGTAGAGCAACGTATTAACTGGACGCTGGGTTGTATTAGTATGAAGAATAGTGATGTGAGTGAGTTGTACGAAGTGATCAAAGTGGGTACACCGGTGGTGATCAGAAAATGA
- a CDS encoding alpha/beta hydrolase has translation MKLLKRTLIILFITLNIVAAFHAYKFTHFYAPGTSDNRKPEQMNAIGKLKIIFFGVRISKTVAKTHPDTAYIPVSLPTSNGLHLSCWYIPVPNSKGTVLLFHGYGGNKGPCLSEAAWFRHLGYSTFLTDFRGHGNSEGNTCTVGYKEADDVKAAYEYISNQNNKPIILWGASMGAAAIMRAVPTYHLQPQKLILECPFATLTDAVKSRMRAVNLPETPLSQLLAIWGGLEQGFWGPGYQPAKAGEKLKMPVLLCWGEHDIRVTRQETNSVFKHLGSSQKQLVVFTGSGHQSFCRHEGPKWKNAVTTFLTKK, from the coding sequence ATGAAGCTGCTTAAACGTACCCTGATTATTCTCTTCATCACGCTCAATATTGTCGCTGCCTTTCATGCTTATAAATTCACTCATTTCTATGCACCTGGTACATCAGACAACCGTAAGCCAGAGCAGATGAATGCTATCGGAAAACTAAAAATCATCTTCTTTGGTGTACGCATATCTAAAACCGTTGCTAAAACTCATCCTGATACTGCTTACATTCCCGTCAGCCTGCCTACATCCAATGGCCTGCACCTCTCCTGCTGGTATATCCCTGTACCCAACTCCAAAGGCACGGTATTATTATTTCATGGTTACGGTGGCAACAAAGGTCCTTGCCTTTCAGAAGCTGCCTGGTTTCGCCATTTAGGATATAGTACTTTCCTCACAGACTTCAGAGGTCATGGTAATAGCGAAGGCAATACCTGCACGGTAGGATACAAAGAAGCAGATGATGTAAAAGCTGCTTATGAATATATCAGCAATCAGAATAACAAACCGATCATCCTATGGGGAGCGAGTATGGGAGCCGCAGCCATTATGAGAGCTGTACCCACTTATCACCTGCAGCCCCAAAAGCTGATTCTGGAATGTCCCTTCGCAACCCTTACCGATGCTGTGAAAAGTCGTATGCGCGCAGTCAATTTACCAGAAACACCACTCTCCCAATTGCTGGCAATTTGGGGCGGTTTAGAACAGGGATTTTGGGGACCGGGATACCAACCTGCAAAAGCGGGAGAAAAGCTGAAAATGCCCGTATTACTTTGCTGGGGTGAGCATGATATTAGAGTGACCAGGCAGGAAACGAATTCCGTTTTCAAACACCTGGGCAGTTCACAAAAACAACTGGTCGTATTTACCGGATCTGGTCATCAATCTTTTTGCAGACATGAAGGCCCTAAATGGAAAAATGCAGTCACTACTTTCCTGACCAAAAAATAA